The following are from one region of the Stenotrophomonas lactitubi genome:
- the secF gene encoding protein translocase subunit SecF, with protein MKLFPLHILPNDTKIDFMRWRHVAMVVTIIVFLASIGIIGFKGFNYALDFTGGTLIEARFEHAVDVEDVRSKLEQNGFDGAQVQSVGGNTDLLIRLAPHGEHAPGTGGASAEDKATAAAVVKAVSSADNQATVLRNEFVGPQIGKDLAMNGLYATIFMLAGFLIYIAVRFEWKFAVTASIVAMFDLIVTVAYVSLLGREFDLTVLAGLLSVMGFAINDIIVVFDRVRENFRSLRVEPMEVLNRSINQTLSRTVITAVMFFLSALALYMYGGSSMEGLAETHMIGAVIVVLSSILVAVPMLTVGALRVTKQDLLPKAKDIEALERRP; from the coding sequence ATGAAACTGTTTCCGCTGCACATCCTCCCGAACGATACCAAGATCGACTTCATGCGCTGGCGCCATGTCGCGATGGTCGTCACGATCATCGTGTTCCTGGCATCGATCGGCATCATCGGCTTCAAGGGCTTCAACTACGCTCTGGACTTCACCGGCGGCACCCTGATCGAAGCCCGCTTCGAACACGCGGTGGACGTCGAGGATGTCCGCAGCAAGCTTGAGCAGAACGGCTTCGACGGCGCCCAGGTACAGAGCGTCGGTGGCAACACCGACCTGCTGATCCGCCTGGCCCCGCACGGTGAACATGCTCCGGGTACCGGTGGCGCCTCTGCCGAGGACAAGGCCACTGCTGCGGCCGTGGTCAAGGCGGTTTCTTCGGCGGACAACCAGGCCACTGTGCTGCGCAACGAGTTCGTTGGTCCGCAGATCGGCAAGGACCTGGCGATGAATGGCCTGTACGCCACCATCTTCATGCTGGCCGGCTTCCTGATCTACATCGCGGTGCGCTTCGAATGGAAGTTCGCGGTTACCGCCAGCATCGTGGCCATGTTCGACCTGATCGTGACGGTGGCCTACGTGTCGCTGCTCGGCCGTGAGTTCGACCTGACCGTGCTGGCCGGCCTGCTGTCGGTGATGGGTTTTGCGATCAACGACATCATCGTGGTGTTCGACCGTGTCCGCGAGAACTTCCGCAGCCTGCGCGTGGAGCCGATGGAAGTGCTGAACCGTTCGATCAACCAGACGCTGTCGCGTACGGTGATCACCGCGGTGATGTTCTTCCTGTCCGCGCTGGCCCTGTACATGTACGGCGGCAGCTCGATGGAAGGTCTGGCCGAGACGCACATGATCGGTGCGGTGATCGTGGTGCTGTCCTCGATCCTGGTCGCGGTGCCGATGCTGACCGTGGGTGCCCTGCGCGTGACCAAGCAGGATCTGCTGCCCAAGGCCAAGGACATCGAAGCCCTGGAGCGTCGTCCGTAA
- the yajC gene encoding preprotein translocase subunit YajC, with amino-acid sequence MNLLAFLIPAAHAQAAGGQPQGMGLTTLLFPIILIAIMYFLMIRPQMKRQKEHKSMLEKIKRGDEVLTNGGIAGKVTDIGDNFVTVEVAENVRIRVQKGAVGSVLPTGTLDSAK; translated from the coding sequence ATGAACCTGCTTGCCTTCCTGATTCCCGCCGCCCACGCCCAGGCCGCTGGCGGCCAACCGCAGGGCATGGGCCTGACCACGCTGCTGTTCCCGATCATCCTGATCGCCATCATGTACTTCCTGATGATCCGCCCGCAGATGAAGCGGCAGAAGGAGCACAAGTCCATGCTTGAGAAGATCAAGCGCGGCGACGAAGTGCTGACCAACGGCGGCATCGCCGGCAAGGTCACCGATATCGGCGACAACTTCGTCACCGTCGAAGTGGCCGAGAACGTGCGCATCCGCGTGCAGAAGGGCGCTGTCGGCAGCGTGCTGCCGACCGGCACCCTGGATTCGGCCAAGTAA
- a CDS encoding EAL domain-containing response regulator, which translates to MQNANDITIRLLIVDDSGENAEAIVSTLRNSGIAVRPWRPQDSAELSQVLASQAIDLVLAAPSQSIPLPLVAQHIAASGKDIPLVLLAERIDEDELVQASSNGVRALALRQRAEHLLAVIRDQWVDLQARRGLRRIEAQMRETERRCDALIASSREPIAYVHEGMHIRANDAYLEMFGYEDFEEVEGISLLDMVAAQHVDDFKQLLKSLSRGDAPPPQYQLDARHQDGNAFPATMEFTAATYEGESCLQVVFRRRMEFDPELAREVEDLRQRDQVTGLLNRPTFMLQVEDAVAQAGRSEGQFGLLMVEPDHYARLIPDIGLASADALIGALAALLAEVVGEDAQLARFGEHSFAVLQSGPYAQTVALAERIREAYAAHVFSIGARSATVTVSIGGVQVGEKIASIGQVLARASECTQAAAALGNTCRIFDPAAVDRVEEERVQRWVARIREALAGDGFQLHYQPVLNLQGESLELYEAYLRLEHNGELLSPTAFLGIAEEHGLLADINRWVVSQAIAVLGARAREGHPTQMLVKVTPESFDDPKMIATLRQQLQAHGVPGERLWLHAPESKVFTHLRSAQQFLAEVAPLGCRIGLEQFGSGLDSFQLLAHFQPQFLKLDRGFTSDLAATRENIDRVSQITARAQEAGIRTMAEFVSDANSMTLLFSAGVDYVQGDFVGPAAPAMNFEFG; encoded by the coding sequence ATGCAGAACGCGAACGACATCACCATCCGCCTGCTGATCGTCGATGACAGCGGCGAGAACGCCGAAGCCATCGTCAGCACCCTGCGCAACAGCGGCATCGCCGTGCGCCCATGGCGCCCGCAGGACTCGGCCGAGCTGTCGCAGGTACTGGCCAGCCAGGCGATCGACCTGGTGCTGGCTGCGCCTTCGCAGAGCATCCCGCTGCCACTGGTGGCCCAGCACATCGCCGCCAGCGGCAAGGACATCCCGCTGGTGCTGCTGGCCGAGCGCATCGACGAGGACGAACTGGTACAGGCCAGCAGCAACGGCGTTCGCGCCCTCGCCCTGCGCCAGCGCGCCGAACACCTGCTGGCGGTGATCCGCGACCAGTGGGTCGACCTGCAGGCCCGCCGCGGCCTGCGCCGGATCGAAGCGCAGATGCGCGAGACCGAGCGTCGCTGCGACGCGCTGATCGCCTCGTCGCGTGAACCGATTGCCTATGTCCACGAAGGCATGCACATCCGTGCCAATGATGCCTACCTGGAAATGTTCGGTTACGAGGATTTCGAGGAGGTCGAAGGCATCTCGCTGCTGGACATGGTCGCCGCCCAGCACGTGGATGATTTCAAGCAGCTGCTGAAGTCACTCAGCCGCGGCGACGCGCCGCCACCGCAGTACCAGCTCGACGCCCGCCACCAGGACGGCAACGCCTTCCCGGCGACGATGGAGTTCACCGCAGCCACCTACGAGGGAGAATCCTGCCTGCAGGTGGTGTTCCGCCGGCGCATGGAATTCGACCCGGAGCTGGCACGCGAGGTCGAAGACCTGCGCCAGCGCGACCAGGTCACCGGCCTGCTCAACCGCCCGACCTTCATGCTGCAGGTCGAGGACGCGGTTGCACAGGCGGGGCGCAGCGAGGGGCAGTTCGGCCTGCTGATGGTCGAACCGGATCATTACGCACGTCTGATCCCGGATATCGGACTGGCCTCGGCCGACGCCCTGATCGGCGCCCTCGCCGCCTTGCTGGCCGAGGTCGTTGGCGAGGATGCGCAGCTGGCCCGTTTCGGCGAACACAGTTTCGCCGTGCTGCAGTCCGGCCCCTATGCACAGACCGTGGCACTGGCCGAGCGCATCCGTGAAGCCTACGCCGCGCACGTCTTCAGCATCGGTGCGCGCTCGGCCACGGTGACCGTCAGCATTGGCGGGGTGCAGGTGGGCGAGAAGATCGCCAGCATCGGCCAGGTGCTGGCGCGCGCCAGTGAATGTACGCAGGCCGCTGCCGCGCTCGGCAATACCTGTCGCATCTTCGACCCGGCCGCTGTCGATCGCGTGGAAGAAGAGCGCGTGCAGCGCTGGGTCGCGCGTATCCGCGAGGCCTTGGCAGGCGATGGCTTCCAGCTGCATTACCAGCCGGTGCTGAACCTGCAGGGCGAGTCGCTGGAGCTGTATGAAGCCTACCTGCGGCTGGAACACAACGGAGAGCTGCTGAGCCCGACCGCCTTCCTCGGCATCGCCGAAGAACACGGCCTGCTGGCGGACATCAACCGCTGGGTCGTCTCGCAGGCGATCGCGGTACTGGGCGCGCGTGCGCGCGAGGGTCATCCGACGCAGATGCTGGTGAAGGTCACGCCGGAATCGTTCGACGATCCGAAGATGATCGCCACGCTGCGCCAGCAATTGCAGGCACACGGCGTACCGGGCGAACGCCTGTGGCTGCATGCGCCGGAGTCAAAGGTGTTCACGCACCTGCGCAGCGCCCAGCAGTTCCTGGCGGAAGTGGCGCCGCTCGGCTGCCGGATCGGCCTTGAGCAGTTCGGCTCGGGCCTGGATTCGTTCCAGCTGCTGGCCCACTTCCAGCCGCAGTTCCTCAAGCTTGATCGCGGCTTCACCAGCGACCTGGCCGCCACCCGCGAGAACATCGACCGGGTCAGCCAGATCACCGCACGCGCACAGGAAGCCGGCATCCGCACCATGGCCGAGTTCGTCAGCGACGCCAACTCGATGACACTGCTGTTCAGTGCCGGCGTGGATTACGTGCAGGGCGATTTCGTCGGCCCTGCAGCGCCGGCGATGAACTTCGAGTTCGGTTGA
- a CDS encoding glutathione S-transferase family protein, translated as MRIVHHLENSRSLRVLWMLEELGLDYELRRYPRDPKTMLAPPELRQVHPLGKAPVLQDGDLILAESGAILDYLVDRYDVQRQLSPSPVPADGKERIDYRYWLHYAEGSAMPPMLLTLVISRIRSAPMPFFARPIARSIADKAERGFVGPQRRLHLDWMERRLAESPWFAGERFTAADIQMSFPIQAAAARGGGLDDKPALRGFLKRIGERPAYQRAEAHGGALQALRGD; from the coding sequence ATGCGCATCGTCCATCATCTGGAAAACTCCCGTTCGCTGCGCGTGCTGTGGATGCTGGAGGAGCTGGGGCTGGACTACGAGCTGCGCCGCTACCCGCGCGACCCGAAGACGATGCTGGCGCCGCCGGAACTGCGCCAGGTGCATCCGCTGGGCAAGGCGCCGGTGCTGCAGGATGGCGATCTCATCCTCGCCGAATCCGGCGCCATCCTCGACTACCTGGTTGACCGCTACGACGTGCAGCGGCAGCTGTCGCCGTCGCCGGTGCCGGCCGACGGCAAAGAGCGCATCGACTACCGCTACTGGCTGCACTATGCCGAAGGCTCGGCGATGCCGCCGATGCTGCTGACGCTGGTGATCAGCCGCATCCGCAGCGCGCCGATGCCGTTCTTCGCGCGGCCGATTGCCCGCAGCATCGCCGACAAGGCCGAGCGCGGTTTCGTCGGCCCGCAACGACGCCTGCATCTGGACTGGATGGAACGGCGCCTGGCCGAAAGCCCGTGGTTTGCCGGGGAGCGCTTCACCGCCGCGGACATCCAGATGAGCTTCCCGATCCAGGCAGCGGCCGCACGCGGCGGCGGGCTGGACGACAAGCCGGCATTGCGTGGCTTCCTCAAGCGCATCGGTGAGCGTCCGGCCTACCAGCGTGCCGAGGCGCACGGTGGGGCATTGCAGGCCCTGCGCGGCGATTGA
- a CDS encoding cold-shock protein produces MSDRQTGTVKWFNDAKGFGFITPESGPDLFVHFRAIQGTGFKTLQEGQKVTFVAVQGQKGMQADQVQAV; encoded by the coding sequence ATGTCTGATCGTCAGACCGGCACTGTCAAGTGGTTCAACGACGCCAAGGGCTTCGGCTTCATCACCCCGGAAAGCGGCCCGGACCTGTTCGTGCATTTCCGCGCGATCCAGGGCACCGGCTTCAAGACCCTGCAGGAAGGCCAGAAGGTTACCTTCGTCGCCGTCCAGGGTCAGAAGGGTATGCAGGCTGACCAGGTGCAGGCGGTCTAA
- the secD gene encoding protein translocase subunit SecD codes for MLEFPRWKYVVIVIVLALSALYALPNIYQKDPAIQITANRGGQVDDALRDRVLADLKKAGVTTLGAEKEGDSLIVRLSDLKSQSAASDALRDSVGENYTVALNLASTVPDWLAKLGGRPMVLGLDLQGGVHFVLQVDQKAALDKRLDAYTEDVRSTLRDARIAYQSVERRADNTIVANLSPSAGEDAGTRARAALAKAQPTLGYDVSGNRITVSIPEAEIAQIANGAIEQNINTLRNRVNQLGVSEPIIQRQGADRVVVQLPGVQDTAEAKRMIGATATLEYRAVVDGNAQDAIASGRIPPEAKVYQRRDNGGPVLLNKRVIVTGDQMVAAQAVTDSTSGTPAVSVTLNNVGGQRMFDFTSANVNKPMAVVYTERVPTVTVVDGQEVRGFKVNEEVISVANINGVFGKNFQTTGLQKKEAEDLAKLLKSGSLAAPMDFVEERVVGPSLGAENVKNGITAVVYAFMFTLVFFTIYYRMFGLITSVAMLFNLLIVVAVMSLFGATMTLPGFAGLALSVGLSVDANVLINERIREELRAGVPGKTAIVTGYERASGTILDANLTGLIVGVALFAFGTGPLKGFALTMIIGIFASMFTAITVSRALATLIYGRRKKLQNVAI; via the coding sequence ATGCTCGAATTTCCACGCTGGAAGTACGTCGTCATCGTGATCGTACTGGCGCTCAGCGCGCTGTACGCACTGCCCAACATCTACCAGAAGGACCCGGCCATCCAGATCACCGCCAACCGTGGCGGCCAGGTCGACGATGCGCTGCGTGACCGTGTGCTGGCCGACCTGAAGAAGGCCGGTGTCACCACGCTCGGCGCAGAGAAGGAAGGGGACAGCCTGATCGTCCGCCTGTCGGACCTGAAGTCGCAGTCCGCTGCCAGCGATGCGCTGCGTGACAGCGTGGGCGAGAACTACACGGTGGCCCTGAACCTGGCCTCGACCGTGCCGGATTGGCTGGCCAAGCTCGGCGGTCGCCCGATGGTGCTGGGCCTGGATCTGCAGGGCGGCGTGCACTTCGTGCTGCAGGTCGACCAGAAGGCCGCGCTGGACAAGCGCCTGGATGCCTACACCGAAGACGTGCGCAGCACCCTGCGTGATGCGCGCATCGCCTACCAGTCGGTGGAGCGTCGTGCCGACAACACCATCGTCGCCAACCTGAGCCCGTCGGCCGGCGAAGATGCCGGTACCCGTGCCCGTGCCGCGCTGGCCAAGGCGCAGCCGACGCTCGGCTACGACGTCAGCGGCAACCGCATCACGGTCTCCATTCCGGAAGCCGAGATCGCGCAGATCGCCAACGGCGCCATCGAGCAGAACATCAACACCCTGCGCAACCGCGTGAACCAGCTCGGCGTGTCCGAGCCGATCATCCAGCGCCAGGGCGCCGACCGCGTGGTGGTGCAGCTGCCGGGCGTGCAGGACACGGCCGAAGCCAAGCGCATGATCGGTGCCACCGCCACCCTGGAATATCGGGCGGTTGTGGATGGCAACGCGCAGGATGCCATCGCGTCGGGTCGTATCCCGCCGGAAGCCAAGGTCTACCAGCGTCGTGACAACGGCGGCCCGGTGCTGCTGAACAAGCGCGTGATCGTCACCGGTGACCAGATGGTGGCCGCGCAGGCGGTGACCGACTCCACCAGTGGCACCCCGGCAGTCAGCGTGACGCTGAACAACGTCGGTGGCCAGCGCATGTTCGACTTCACCAGTGCCAACGTGAACAAGCCGATGGCGGTGGTGTACACCGAGCGCGTGCCGACCGTGACCGTCGTCGACGGCCAGGAAGTGCGTGGCTTCAAGGTCAACGAGGAAGTGATCTCGGTGGCCAACATCAACGGCGTGTTCGGCAAGAACTTCCAGACCACCGGTCTGCAGAAGAAGGAAGCCGAAGACCTGGCCAAGCTGCTGAAGTCGGGCTCGCTGGCTGCGCCGATGGACTTCGTCGAAGAGCGCGTGGTCGGCCCGAGCCTGGGTGCGGAGAACGTCAAGAACGGCATCACCGCGGTGGTTTACGCGTTCATGTTCACGCTGGTGTTCTTCACCATCTACTACCGCATGTTCGGCCTGATCACCTCGGTCGCGATGCTGTTCAACCTGCTGATCGTGGTGGCGGTGATGTCGCTGTTCGGCGCAACCATGACCTTGCCGGGCTTTGCCGGTCTGGCGTTGTCGGTCGGTCTGTCGGTCGACGCCAACGTGCTGATCAACGAACGTATCCGTGAAGAGCTGCGTGCCGGAGTGCCGGGCAAGACCGCGATCGTGACCGGTTACGAGCGCGCTTCGGGCACCATCCTCGACGCCAACCTGACCGGCCTGATCGTCGGTGTGGCGCTGTTCGCATTCGGTACCGGTCCGCTGAAGGGCTTCGCGCTGACCATGATCATCGGTATTTTCGCTTCCATGTTCACCGCGATCACCGTATCGCGTGCACTGGCGACGCTGATCTACGGCCGTCGCAAGAAGCTCCAGAACGTGGCCATCTGA
- a CDS encoding BaiN/RdsA family NAD(P)/FAD-dependent oxidoreductase has protein sequence MSTIRCDVLVIGAGAAGLMTAITAGQRGRHVQVIDHANKIGKKILMSGGGRCNFTNTGTTPANFLSANPHFCKSALARYSPYHFIEMVERHGIAYHEKELGQLFCDVSSKQIVKMLVDKCQQAGVQIRTQCSVERIEHGTDGFRVHTTHGLFHCASLVVATGGLSIPSLGATGFGYEIARQFGHQLLPTRAGLVPLTLSGTHQERLAELSGVALPVEASCNGTSFRNFMLLTHRGVSGPAILQISSFWQPGDALSLDLLPGQDAAGWLRQMKRERPAAELRTVLGDVLPKRLAQRLCEHWLPDRPVRQLDEPDLRKAAQVLSAFPLVASGTEGYRTAEVTLGGVDTNEVSSSTLESKRVPGLHFVGEVLDVTGWLGGYNFQWAWASGHAAGCVV, from the coding sequence ATGAGCACGATCCGCTGCGACGTGCTGGTGATCGGTGCCGGCGCAGCCGGGCTGATGACCGCGATCACGGCGGGCCAGCGCGGCCGGCATGTGCAGGTGATCGACCACGCCAACAAGATCGGCAAGAAGATCCTGATGTCCGGCGGTGGTCGCTGCAACTTCACCAACACCGGCACCACCCCGGCCAACTTCCTGTCGGCCAATCCGCATTTCTGCAAGTCGGCGCTGGCGCGTTACTCGCCCTACCACTTCATCGAGATGGTCGAGCGCCACGGCATCGCCTATCACGAAAAAGAGCTGGGCCAGCTGTTCTGCGATGTCTCGTCCAAGCAGATCGTGAAGATGCTGGTGGACAAGTGCCAGCAGGCCGGCGTGCAGATCCGCACGCAGTGCAGCGTGGAGCGCATCGAGCACGGCACTGACGGCTTCCGCGTGCACACCACGCACGGCCTGTTCCATTGCGCCTCGCTGGTGGTCGCCACCGGCGGCCTGTCCATTCCCAGCCTCGGTGCAACCGGGTTCGGCTATGAGATCGCGCGCCAGTTCGGCCACCAGTTGCTGCCGACGCGCGCCGGCCTGGTGCCGTTGACACTCAGCGGCACCCACCAGGAGCGCCTGGCCGAGCTCAGCGGCGTCGCCCTGCCGGTCGAGGCGAGCTGCAACGGCACCAGCTTCCGCAACTTCATGCTGCTGACCCATCGTGGCGTCAGTGGCCCGGCCATCCTGCAGATTTCCTCGTTCTGGCAACCCGGTGACGCGCTGTCGCTGGATCTGCTGCCCGGCCAGGATGCCGCCGGATGGCTGCGCCAGATGAAGCGCGAACGCCCCGCCGCGGAACTGCGTACAGTGCTGGGCGATGTGCTGCCCAAACGACTGGCGCAGCGCCTGTGCGAGCACTGGCTGCCTGACCGCCCGGTACGTCAGCTGGACGAGCCGGACCTGCGCAAGGCAGCGCAGGTGCTTTCAGCATTCCCGCTGGTGGCCAGCGGCACCGAGGGCTACCGCACCGCCGAAGTTACCCTGGGCGGTGTCGATACCAACGAGGTCTCTTCGTCGACGCTGGAATCCAAGCGGGTGCCCGGCCTGCATTTCGTCGGCGAGGTGCTGGACGTGACCGGCTGGCTGGGCGGCTACAACTTCCAGTGGGCCTGGGCCAGCGGGCACGCGGCCGGCTGCGTGGTGTGA
- a CDS encoding pseudouridine synthase, whose amino-acid sequence MTTPSRLQLPPGNWVSLLEGLCARFPRIDRLQWESRFARGRVQDAQGRALAADMPWQVGLEIRYFREVADEPVIPVVETILHHDAHLLVADKPHFLPTAPAGAFVRETLLARLIERTGNTELVPLHRLDRLTAGLVLFSTRPETRDAYQRLFRERRIEKTYEALAQALPDLRFPLERHSRLQPGEPFFRMVEGPGEPNARTRIEVIDAHGPVWRYRLVPESGRKHQLRVHMAALGAPILGDGFYPQLQDRPQGEGEPPLQLLAQALAFDDPLTGQRRSFRSARTLSVSG is encoded by the coding sequence ATGACCACGCCCAGTCGACTGCAGCTGCCGCCCGGTAACTGGGTTTCCCTGCTGGAGGGGCTGTGCGCGCGCTTCCCGCGCATCGATCGGTTGCAATGGGAGAGTCGCTTCGCGCGAGGCCGGGTGCAGGACGCGCAGGGCAGGGCGCTGGCAGCGGACATGCCGTGGCAGGTGGGGCTGGAGATCCGCTACTTCCGTGAAGTGGCTGACGAGCCGGTGATTCCCGTCGTGGAGACCATCCTGCATCACGACGCGCACCTGCTTGTGGCTGACAAACCGCACTTCCTGCCGACCGCGCCTGCCGGTGCCTTCGTGCGCGAAACCCTGTTGGCGCGCCTGATCGAGCGCACCGGCAACACCGAGCTGGTGCCGTTGCATCGGCTGGACCGGCTGACGGCCGGCCTGGTGTTGTTCTCCACCCGGCCGGAGACGCGCGACGCCTACCAGCGCCTGTTCCGTGAGCGCCGCATCGAGAAGACTTACGAGGCGCTGGCACAGGCCTTGCCCGATCTGCGGTTTCCGCTGGAGCGGCACAGCCGGCTGCAGCCAGGGGAGCCGTTCTTCCGTATGGTCGAAGGTCCCGGCGAACCGAATGCGCGGACCCGTATCGAGGTCATCGATGCGCACGGCCCGGTCTGGCGCTACCGGCTTGTGCCGGAATCCGGACGCAAGCATCAGCTGCGCGTCCATATGGCTGCGCTCGGCGCGCCGATCCTGGGCGACGGGTTCTACCCGCAGCTGCAGGACCGGCCGCAGGGTGAGGGCGAGCCGCCGTTGCAGCTGCTGGCGCAGGCACTGGCCTTTGATGATCCGCTGACGGGCCAGCGGCGCAGCTTCCGCAGTGCGCGCACCTTGAGCGTTTCCGGCTGA
- a CDS encoding YaiI/YqxD family protein codes for MTEAETRAEPLLPRIWVDADACPVVIRDILFRAAERVGVELTLVANQWIRTPPSRWLRSIQVPQGLDVADSAIVERVAAGDLVVTQDIPLAALVLEKKGVALNPRGQLYTPNNMAERLSMRNFMEELRGSGVQTGGPPPLGARDRQLFAAELDRWLARRPNR; via the coding sequence ATGACTGAAGCTGAAACCCGAGCTGAACCCCTGCTCCCCCGCATCTGGGTGGACGCAGACGCCTGCCCCGTCGTCATTCGCGACATCCTGTTCCGCGCCGCTGAACGGGTCGGTGTGGAACTGACCCTGGTCGCCAACCAGTGGATCCGCACCCCACCCTCGCGCTGGCTGCGTTCGATCCAGGTGCCGCAGGGACTGGATGTGGCTGACAGCGCCATTGTCGAGCGGGTGGCCGCCGGCGACCTGGTGGTCACCCAGGACATCCCGCTGGCCGCCCTGGTGCTGGAGAAGAAGGGGGTGGCCCTGAACCCACGCGGCCAGCTGTACACCCCCAACAACATGGCCGAGCGGCTGTCGATGCGCAATTTCATGGAAGAGCTGCGTGGCTCGGGCGTGCAGACCGGCGGACCGCCTCCTCTGGGCGCGCGCGACCGCCAGCTGTTCGCTGCCGAGCTGGACCGCTGGCTGGCGCGCCGCCCGAACAGGTGA
- a CDS encoding YaeQ family protein — protein sequence MALTATIRKAELQISDMDRGYYATHNLTLAQHPSETDERLMVRLLAFALNAGDRLEFGRGLSTDDEPDLWEHDYTGDILQWIDLGHPDESRIRKASNRSRQVQVVNYGGNASDIWWQKQGKGLARFDNLSVVDLDGGFVDLWGQQIQRAMRWSVLIQDAEVQLLNDQMQLDVIPNWRKRAKA from the coding sequence ATGGCCCTCACCGCCACCATCCGCAAGGCCGAACTGCAGATCAGCGACATGGATCGCGGCTACTACGCGACCCACAACCTGACCCTGGCCCAGCATCCGTCTGAAACCGACGAACGCCTGATGGTGCGCCTGCTCGCCTTCGCGCTGAACGCTGGCGACCGCCTGGAGTTCGGCCGCGGCCTGAGTACCGACGATGAGCCCGACCTGTGGGAACACGACTACACCGGCGACATCCTGCAGTGGATCGACCTCGGCCATCCTGACGAGTCGCGCATCCGCAAGGCCAGCAACCGCAGCCGACAGGTGCAGGTGGTCAACTACGGTGGCAATGCGTCGGACATCTGGTGGCAGAAACAGGGCAAGGGCCTGGCCCGCTTCGACAACCTGTCGGTGGTTGACCTGGACGGCGGATTCGTCGACCTGTGGGGCCAGCAGATCCAGCGTGCGATGCGCTGGAGCGTGCTGATCCAGGACGCCGAAGTGCAGCTGCTCAACGATCAGATGCAGCTGGACGTGATCCCCAACTGGCGCAAGCGCGCCAAGGCATGA
- the fabV gene encoding enoyl-ACP reductase FabV — MVIKPRVRGFICVTTHPTGCDAAVKQQIDYIRARPPIQNGPKRVLVIGASTGYGLAARITAAFGSGAATLGIFFERPGSETKPGTAGWYNSAAFHKYADEAGLYAKSINGDAFSDEVKAKTIEMIKADLGQVDQVVYSLAAPRRKHPKTGEIISSTLKPIGEPITLRGLDTDKEVLTETHLQPATPEEIAGTVAVMGGEDWQMWIDALADAGVLANGCTTTAFTYVGEEITQAIYWNGSIGAAKKDLDDKVLGLREKLARIGGDARVSVLKAVVTQASSAIPTMPLYLSLLFKVMKEKGTHEGCIEQLDVLYDILYGAKADGVAVDRLRHDLVDGDGHTVALIDEEGRLRADYKEMTADVQGEVLALWPQVTNENLYEISDLAGYKADFLRLFGFGVEGVDYEADVNPDVKIDNLVDLT, encoded by the coding sequence ATGGTCATCAAACCGCGCGTCCGCGGCTTCATCTGCGTCACCACCCACCCGACCGGCTGCGACGCCGCCGTCAAGCAGCAGATCGACTACATCCGTGCGCGCCCGCCGATCCAGAACGGCCCCAAGCGCGTGCTGGTGATCGGCGCCTCGACCGGCTACGGCCTGGCCGCGCGCATCACCGCCGCCTTCGGCAGTGGCGCCGCAACCCTGGGTATCTTCTTCGAGCGTCCGGGCAGTGAAACCAAGCCGGGTACGGCGGGCTGGTACAACTCGGCGGCGTTCCACAAGTACGCCGACGAAGCAGGCCTGTATGCCAAGAGCATCAACGGCGATGCGTTCTCCGACGAGGTGAAGGCGAAGACCATCGAGATGATCAAAGCCGATCTCGGCCAGGTCGATCAGGTGGTCTACAGCCTGGCTGCGCCGCGCCGCAAGCACCCCAAGACCGGTGAGATCATCAGCTCCACGCTGAAGCCGATCGGCGAGCCGATCACCCTGCGTGGTCTGGATACCGACAAGGAAGTGCTGACCGAAACCCACCTGCAGCCGGCGACTCCGGAAGAAATCGCCGGCACCGTCGCGGTGATGGGCGGTGAGGACTGGCAGATGTGGATCGACGCGCTGGCCGATGCCGGCGTGCTGGCCAATGGTTGCACCACCACGGCCTTCACCTACGTGGGCGAAGAGATCACCCAGGCGATCTACTGGAATGGCTCCATCGGTGCCGCCAAGAAGGATCTGGACGACAAGGTGCTGGGCCTGCGCGAGAAGCTGGCCAGGATCGGCGGCGATGCGCGCGTGTCGGTGCTGAAGGCAGTGGTGACCCAGGCCAGCTCGGCCATTCCGACCATGCCGCTGTACCTGTCGCTGCTGTTCAAGGTGATGAAGGAGAAGGGCACCCACGAAGGCTGCATCGAGCAGCTCGACGTGCTGTACGACATTCTGTACGGCGCCAAGGCCGATGGCGTTGCGGTCGATCGCCTGCGCCACGATCTGGTCGACGGCGATGGCCACACCGTCGCGCTGATCGATGAAGAAGGTCGCCTGCGCGCCGACTACAAGGAAATGACGGCCGACGTGCAGGGTGAGGTGCTGGCGCTGTGGCCGCAGGTGACCAACGAGAACCTGTACGAGATCAGCGATCTGGCCGGCTACAAGGCTGATTTTCTGCGTCTGTTCGGTTTCGGTGTCGAAGGCGTCGACTACGAAGCCGACGTCAACCCGGACGTGAAGATCGACAATCTGGTCGATCTGACCTGA